The Litchfieldia alkalitelluris genome has a window encoding:
- a CDS encoding ABC transporter permease subunit, which yields MTRYNNPVEQELSKFMPRSLKIIVTSFLFAILLGITKGIYDFQNKHNRKGIIGSGTTWLFQSIPDFFLIISLQWIILFYIPVIPLFGHEHWYSFIVPSILVGLYPLMYVARITSATLAEEEGKMYITVARSKGFSTWKVLFRHILKNCLSTIFSHFSSIMVYILSNLLIVEYLLDYKGAAYRLFQALGYNEAIRMGDERIYESGLIIGIALCFMAIVLIAQLISQFAKSRIDPR from the coding sequence GTGACTAGGTATAATAATCCAGTTGAGCAAGAACTCTCGAAGTTCATGCCTAGAAGTTTAAAAATAATCGTCACCTCGTTTTTATTTGCTATACTTTTAGGAATTACAAAAGGAATTTATGATTTTCAAAATAAACATAATCGAAAAGGTATTATAGGTAGTGGAACAACATGGCTATTTCAATCAATTCCAGACTTTTTCTTAATTATTTCTTTGCAATGGATTATTTTATTTTACATACCAGTCATTCCTCTATTTGGTCACGAACATTGGTATAGTTTTATCGTTCCCTCCATTTTGGTTGGATTATACCCTTTGATGTATGTTGCAAGGATTACTTCGGCAACCTTGGCTGAGGAAGAGGGGAAAATGTATATCACAGTTGCAAGATCAAAGGGATTTAGTACATGGAAGGTATTATTTAGACATATTTTGAAAAATTGTCTTAGTACCATCTTTAGTCATTTTTCATCTATCATGGTATACATTCTATCGAATTTATTGATTGTTGAGTATCTTCTTGATTATAAAGGGGCAGCTTATCGTTTATTTCAGGCACTAGGTTATAATGAGGCCATTCGTATGGGCGATGAACGAATATATGAAAGCGGATTAATAATTGGGATCGCTTTATGTTTTATGGCGATTGTTCTAATCGCACAATTAATTTCTCAATTTGCTAAAAGCAGAATTGATCCTAGATAA
- a CDS encoding alpha/beta-type small acid-soluble spore protein produces MARNKLLVPGAANALDQMKEEIANEFGVQLGADTTARANGSVGGEMTKRLIKMAEQQLGNQQ; encoded by the coding sequence ATGGCAAGAAACAAACTTTTGGTTCCTGGAGCAGCTAACGCGCTTGATCAGATGAAAGAGGAAATCGCCAATGAGTTTGGAGTTCAACTTGGTGCAGATACGACCGCTCGTGCTAACGGTTCTGTTGGCGGAGAGATGACGAAACGTCTGATTAAAATGGCAGAACAACAATTAGGGAATCAACAGTAG